From Fibrobacter sp. UWR2, the proteins below share one genomic window:
- a CDS encoding putative toxin-antitoxin system toxin component, PIN family: protein MVYTVIDTNVIVSALISKNEKSPVVEIVKRAYAGKFRVLVNNAILAEYGKVLRRPKFGLALQQIVETLDLLAEISVNVDVPMSGTILPDPKDVVFYDVALAHQDKHASLVTGNMKHFPNCFFAVTPREFLDRLELEELLDGNFAGFGQTLNDCRGWTRYC, encoded by the coding sequence GTGGTTTACACGGTGATTGATACGAACGTTATTGTTTCGGCGCTTATTTCGAAGAACGAAAAATCGCCGGTTGTCGAAATCGTAAAACGAGCCTACGCAGGGAAGTTTCGCGTTTTGGTGAACAACGCGATATTGGCCGAATATGGGAAAGTTCTAAGACGACCTAAGTTTGGTCTTGCTCTTCAGCAGATAGTCGAAACTTTGGATTTGTTGGCTGAAATTTCTGTAAATGTTGATGTTCCCATGAGCGGTACTATTCTGCCTGACCCAAAAGATGTCGTATTCTATGATGTGGCCTTGGCCCATCAAGATAAGCATGCCTCTCTTGTGACGGGGAATATGAAGCATTTCCCGAATTGCTTTTTTGCCGTGACCCCGAGGGAGTTCTTGGATAGGCTTGAATTGGAAGAACTTTTGGATGGAAACTTTGCCGGATTTGGGCAGACTCTAAACGACTGCCGCGGCTGGACAAGGTATTGCTAG
- a CDS encoding alpha/beta hydrolase — translation MKSRFFKAALAVVSACTLMACCPEKENNAAQDAAKTAAPATEAAQQTKDENMNKLTLTAEWDKVFPKSDKVEHSKVTFKNHFGIELAADMFVPKDTSLKVNGKWAAIAVSGPFGAVKEQSSGLYAQQMAERGFLTIAFDPSFTGESGGEPRYMNSPDINTEDFMASVDFLSTRDNVDPERIGIIGICGWGGMAINAAGIDTRVKATVASTMYDMSRVTANGYFDSANNADARNEARKALMAQRTKDFKNGTYDLAGGVVDPLPDDAPYFVKDYFAYYKTPRGYHKRSLNSNKGWAASAGTSLMNTKLLAYADEIRNPVLIIHGEKAHSRYFGEGAFEKMTGKKANVPAKLDATKNWSKTVGNKELLVIPGASHVDLYDNLEKIPFEKLGEFFKANLK, via the coding sequence ATGAAATCCAGATTCTTTAAAGCGGCGCTCGCCGTGGTTTCCGCATGCACCCTGATGGCATGCTGCCCCGAAAAAGAAAACAATGCTGCACAGGATGCGGCCAAAACCGCCGCACCGGCAACAGAAGCAGCACAACAGACAAAGGACGAAAATATGAACAAGCTCACGCTCACCGCCGAATGGGACAAGGTTTTCCCCAAGAGCGACAAGGTCGAACATTCCAAGGTCACTTTCAAGAACCACTTTGGCATTGAACTCGCTGCCGACATGTTCGTGCCCAAGGACACGAGCCTCAAGGTGAACGGCAAGTGGGCCGCGATTGCAGTCTCGGGCCCGTTCGGCGCCGTCAAGGAACAGTCCAGCGGCCTTTACGCCCAGCAGATGGCGGAACGCGGATTCCTGACCATCGCATTCGACCCGAGCTTCACCGGCGAATCGGGCGGCGAGCCGCGCTACATGAACAGCCCGGACATCAACACCGAAGACTTCATGGCGTCTGTAGATTTTCTCTCGACCCGCGACAATGTTGACCCGGAACGCATCGGCATCATCGGCATTTGCGGCTGGGGCGGCATGGCGATTAACGCTGCCGGCATCGATACCCGCGTCAAGGCGACGGTTGCATCCACCATGTACGACATGAGCCGCGTGACTGCAAACGGCTACTTCGATTCCGCAAACAACGCTGATGCCCGTAACGAGGCCCGCAAGGCATTGATGGCCCAGCGCACCAAGGACTTCAAGAACGGCACGTACGACCTGGCCGGCGGTGTGGTGGACCCGCTCCCGGACGACGCTCCTTACTTTGTCAAGGATTATTTCGCCTACTACAAGACCCCGCGCGGCTACCACAAGCGATCCCTCAACAGTAACAAGGGCTGGGCCGCCTCCGCAGGCACCTCGCTCATGAACACCAAGCTCCTCGCATACGCCGACGAAATCCGTAACCCGGTGCTCATCATCCACGGCGAAAAGGCCCACAGCCGCTACTTCGGCGAAGGCGCATTCGAAAAGATGACCGGCAAGAAGGCGAACGTCCCCGCAAAACTCGACGCCACCAAGAACTGGAGCAAGACCGTTGGCAACAAGGAACTCCTCGTTATCCCCGGAGCCTCCCACGTGGACCTCTACGACAATCTGGAAAAAATCCCCTTCGAAAAGCTAGGCGAATTTTTCAAAGCGAATTTGAAGTAA
- a CDS encoding cyclophilin-like fold protein — translation MKLKIHVNDTTFTATLEENSSAKAFAEFLTQGDLTLDMRDYGSFEKVADLPRSFPRNDKQIDTDAGDIILYQGNSITIYYDKNSWNFTRLARIDNVNKKRLQQILGKGNVKATFSVE, via the coding sequence GTGAAACTCAAAATCCATGTAAACGACACCACCTTCACGGCAACGCTCGAAGAAAATTCCTCCGCCAAGGCCTTCGCCGAATTCCTCACGCAGGGCGACCTCACGCTCGACATGCGCGACTACGGCAGCTTCGAGAAGGTGGCTGACCTGCCGCGCAGTTTCCCGCGCAACGACAAGCAAATCGACACCGACGCAGGCGACATCATCCTTTACCAGGGCAATTCCATCACCATCTACTACGACAAGAATTCCTGGAACTTTACGCGTCTAGCCCGCATCGACAATGTGAACAAGAAACGCCTCCAGCAGATCCTCGGCAAAGGGAACGTGAAGGCGACATTTTCGGTGGAATAA
- a CDS encoding cyclophilin-like fold protein, with the protein MDYKLKLLCLLIMLFTVIVGAKESKMQVQIEIGNDKYNAFFENSGIAQAVAALFPKSVKMEEYAANNEYYARLDSKISSKASEVDKIFAGDIMLYNSISLVIFYADAEHTSGYVKLGHIENPTGLKKSLGAAGGKLRFSLANGAAKTDEVTELQNLYREMWKILIAKDASGIKHTHAENFVLMHMTGSRMNRAEFIAAVQDGTLNYYTADHDEINVKIDGNHATLVGKSRVNAAVYGGGRHTWRLQQNMTLEKINGVWLFTHSKASTY; encoded by the coding sequence TTGGATTACAAGTTAAAATTACTTTGTTTGTTAATTATGTTGTTTACAGTAATTGTAGGTGCTAAGGAGAGTAAAATGCAAGTCCAAATTGAAATCGGAAATGATAAATACAATGCTTTTTTTGAAAACAGCGGAATTGCCCAAGCGGTAGCAGCACTATTTCCAAAGTCAGTCAAAATGGAAGAGTATGCGGCAAACAATGAATATTATGCACGGCTCGATTCTAAAATTTCATCAAAGGCTTCAGAAGTAGACAAGATTTTCGCGGGCGATATTATGCTTTATAATAGTATTTCGCTCGTTATATTCTATGCAGATGCAGAACACACTTCGGGCTATGTTAAACTGGGGCATATTGAAAATCCTACAGGCTTAAAAAAGTCGCTCGGTGCAGCTGGCGGAAAATTGCGTTTTTCGCTTGCGAATGGAGCGGCAAAAACCGATGAGGTGACAGAACTCCAAAACCTTTACCGCGAAATGTGGAAAATCCTCATAGCAAAAGACGCTTCAGGCATAAAACACACCCATGCAGAAAATTTCGTCTTGATGCACATGACAGGGAGTCGCATGAACCGTGCAGAATTTATTGCTGCCGTTCAAGACGGAACATTAAATTATTACACGGCTGATCACGACGAAATAAACGTGAAAATTGACGGAAACCATGCGACTCTTGTCGGGAAATCCCGCGTGAACGCAGCGGTTTATGGCGGTGGCCGCCATACCTGGCGTTTACAGCAAAATATGACTTTAGAAAAAATAAACGGCGTGTGGCTTTTTACGCATTCAAAAGCGAGTACATATTAA
- a CDS encoding type II toxin-antitoxin system prevent-host-death family antitoxin has product MPCILPVSDLRNYNEVLQNVTEDSPVFLTKNGRGCYVVIDIKEYERMVAELKLQKALAEGERSAEQGRWLSAADVRKKYEV; this is encoded by the coding sequence ATGCCCTGTATTTTGCCAGTTTCTGATTTGCGCAATTATAACGAAGTTCTTCAGAACGTGACCGAAGATTCTCCAGTCTTTTTGACCAAGAACGGTCGCGGTTGTTACGTTGTAATTGATATCAAGGAATACGAACGCATGGTCGCCGAACTGAAGCTACAGAAGGCTCTTGCCGAAGGCGAACGCTCCGCCGAACAGGGACGATGGCTTTCCGCCGCTGATGTGCGGAAAAAATACGAGGTCTAG
- a CDS encoding Bcr/CflA family efflux MFS transporter: MSGKQKFTFLMLLLGLLSAFGPFVTDLYLPALPSLADYFAASPSMAQLSLTMSMLGLSVGQLFVGPLSDKYGRKKLLLVCLLLFVCGTIACIVAPNIVTFNVFRLLQGMAASGGIVIARSISADSYRGPVLTKFLAMVSAVNGVAPIIAPVLGGFLLNFMSWKGTFAVLLLYGALLLFMSGKFQESLPVKRRSKKSVFASFSLYAKVFKNRAYVSYFLVCTFPMVILFGYIASSPFIYQKIYGLSPVGFSLCFALNAVFTAIGCALSGKVGNEFKALKIAGTGMFVFAIAVAAALMTHALLPLLQVAFMGLTFMFGMSQPPANALALNAERANAGTAAAAIGASGFLMGGIVSPLVGMGDIATSVSIVLVVGAVLTLISVLAISSLCAKGIVSHSK; encoded by the coding sequence ATGAGCGGAAAACAGAAATTCACTTTCCTTATGCTGTTGCTTGGGCTGCTTTCGGCATTTGGCCCCTTCGTGACAGACCTTTACTTGCCGGCCCTCCCGAGCCTTGCCGATTACTTTGCGGCAAGCCCCTCGATGGCACAGCTGAGCCTCACCATGAGCATGCTCGGGCTTTCGGTGGGGCAACTCTTTGTAGGCCCACTGAGCGACAAGTACGGCCGCAAAAAGTTGTTGCTAGTTTGTCTGTTGCTTTTTGTTTGCGGGACTATCGCTTGCATTGTCGCGCCGAACATCGTAACCTTCAACGTGTTTCGTTTGTTGCAGGGCATGGCGGCGTCCGGCGGTATCGTGATAGCACGTTCCATTTCGGCAGATTCCTACCGTGGTCCCGTTCTCACGAAGTTCCTTGCCATGGTGAGCGCTGTGAACGGAGTCGCCCCGATTATAGCCCCGGTGCTAGGCGGATTCTTGCTGAATTTCATGAGCTGGAAGGGAACTTTTGCGGTGTTGCTTCTGTATGGCGCATTGCTGCTCTTTATGTCAGGGAAATTCCAGGAATCGCTCCCGGTAAAACGCCGCAGCAAAAAATCCGTCTTTGCAAGCTTTAGCTTGTATGCAAAAGTATTCAAGAACCGCGCCTACGTATCGTATTTCTTGGTATGCACATTCCCAATGGTTATCTTGTTCGGGTATATCGCGTCTTCGCCCTTTATCTACCAAAAAATCTACGGCCTTTCGCCTGTCGGCTTTAGCCTGTGCTTTGCGCTGAACGCCGTTTTCACGGCCATCGGTTGCGCGTTGTCGGGTAAAGTCGGCAACGAATTCAAGGCCCTTAAAATCGCGGGTACGGGAATGTTCGTTTTCGCAATTGCTGTTGCTGCCGCACTCATGACGCACGCTTTACTTCCGCTTCTGCAGGTCGCCTTCATGGGGCTTACGTTCATGTTCGGCATGAGTCAGCCCCCGGCAAACGCATTGGCATTGAATGCGGAACGCGCAAATGCGGGCACCGCAGCCGCGGCCATCGGGGCATCGGGCTTCTTGATGGGCGGAATCGTCTCTCCGCTGGTCGGCATGGGCGACATCGCCACAAGTGTCTCGATCGTCCTAGTTGTGGGTGCCGTTTTGACGCTTATTTCTGTTCTCGCCATCAGTTCACTATGCGCAAAAGGCATAGTGAGTCATAGCAAATAA
- a CDS encoding flavodoxin, whose amino-acid sequence MSKTLILFYSRPGANYVSGNIVNLEKGNCLVVAEKIAATLRQTQGADSVDMFQVKPQKEYSSNYTKCTEEAKAELKADARPAYIGDIDVSPYDNIIVGYPIWWGTFPMPLWTFLENHDFSGKKIIPFSTHEGSGLGHSVKDIQKLCPKANVMAGIAIHGSSAAYCESEIQRIVESI is encoded by the coding sequence ATGTCTAAGACTTTGATTCTTTTCTATTCACGCCCGGGAGCAAACTATGTCTCTGGAAACATCGTAAACCTCGAAAAAGGGAACTGCCTTGTGGTGGCAGAAAAAATTGCCGCAACCCTTCGACAAACCCAAGGTGCAGATTCCGTGGATATGTTCCAAGTGAAGCCGCAAAAAGAGTATTCGTCGAATTACACCAAATGCACCGAAGAGGCTAAAGCGGAGCTCAAAGCGGACGCACGCCCCGCATACATAGGGGATATTGATGTTTCGCCTTACGACAACATTATCGTGGGCTACCCCATTTGGTGGGGGACATTTCCCATGCCGCTTTGGACGTTCCTTGAAAATCACGATTTTTCGGGAAAGAAGATTATCCCATTCAGCACGCACGAGGGAAGCGGCCTTGGACATAGCGTAAAAGACATCCAAAAGCTTTGTCCAAAAGCAAACGTTATGGCTGGCATCGCAATTCACGGGAGTAGTGCCGCATATTGTGAAAGCGAAATCCAAAGAATTGTGGAAAGTATTTAA
- a CDS encoding flavodoxin has protein sequence MAAEKKILVVYYSRAGENYSVGTITKGNTEIIAEMIAKKTGGTLLHVEPAKEYPKKYDDCINVAKKELAQDARPAIKPVNVNPEDYDEIYVGYPVWWGEMPMPMFTFFEKYNLKGKTIHPFVTHEGSGLSGVQRLKKVTGANVTAGLAIYGHVAQNEREKAQKEVDKWVK, from the coding sequence ATGGCTGCAGAAAAGAAAATCCTCGTCGTTTACTATTCCCGCGCCGGCGAAAACTATTCCGTCGGGACAATCACCAAGGGCAATACCGAAATCATTGCTGAGATGATTGCGAAAAAGACGGGCGGCACGCTCTTGCATGTGGAACCCGCGAAGGAATATCCGAAGAAATACGACGACTGCATCAACGTGGCCAAGAAGGAACTTGCGCAGGACGCGCGCCCGGCCATCAAGCCGGTGAACGTGAATCCCGAAGATTACGACGAAATCTACGTCGGCTATCCGGTTTGGTGGGGCGAGATGCCCATGCCGATGTTCACTTTCTTCGAGAAGTATAACCTGAAGGGCAAGACGATTCACCCGTTCGTGACGCACGAAGGTAGCGGGCTTTCTGGCGTGCAACGTCTCAAGAAGGTGACCGGCGCGAACGTGACAGCGGGCCTCGCCATTTACGGACACGTGGCACAGAACGAACGCGAAAAGGCCCAGAAAGAAGTGGACAAGTGGGTGAAGTAG
- a CDS encoding maltose acetyltransferase, whose product MEQNETKTYPQGYVYELMDKGGPTFATEPYFKEASAEMIRARTLCARANATFPDDPSYVKYLEELFGRSLEDIRILTPFICDFGNRVKFGKNVFINHSAILSASGGIEFEDGVSVAPGCRIATINHDFNERHTKYTYGKVTIKKNAWLGMGVTVCPGVTIGAYAVVAAGAVVTHDVPDYAVVGGVPAKVIKMQNPSEQKEL is encoded by the coding sequence ATGGAACAGAATGAAACCAAAACTTACCCGCAAGGCTATGTTTATGAACTGATGGACAAAGGCGGCCCTACATTTGCAACAGAGCCGTATTTCAAGGAAGCAAGTGCCGAAATGATTCGTGCACGCACGCTTTGTGCACGTGCAAATGCAACGTTCCCAGACGATCCAAGTTATGTAAAATACCTGGAGGAATTATTCGGACGATCTTTAGAGGACATTCGCATTTTAACACCGTTTATTTGCGACTTTGGAAACCGCGTGAAATTCGGGAAGAACGTGTTCATCAATCATTCTGCTATTTTATCTGCAAGCGGTGGCATTGAGTTTGAAGACGGCGTATCTGTTGCACCAGGTTGCCGTATTGCTACAATCAACCACGATTTTAACGAACGCCACACGAAATACACCTACGGAAAAGTGACCATCAAAAAGAACGCATGGCTTGGCATGGGGGTAACTGTATGCCCGGGAGTGACCATTGGCGCGTATGCAGTAGTTGCGGCAGGTGCAGTGGTAACGCACGATGTTCCTGATTATGCGGTCGTTGGAGGCGTGCCAGCAAAGGTCATCAAAATGCAAAATCCAAGTGAACAGAAGGAATTGTAA
- a CDS encoding alpha/beta hydrolase has product MKSKFLKAAFAVVSACTLMACTPEKAPSTSSGTSSTTKQATETASAAQQTKDENMNKLTLTAEWDKVFPKSDKVEHSKVTFKNHFGIELAADMFVPKDTSLKVNGKWAAIAVSGPFGAVKEQSSGLYAQQMAERGFLTIAFDPSFTGESGGEPRYMNSPDINTEDFMASVDFLSTRDNVDPERIGIIGICGWGGMAINAAGIDTRVKATVASTMYDMSRVTANGYFDSANNADARNEARKALMAQRTKDFKNGTYDLAGGVIDPLPDDAPYFVKDYYAYYKTPRGYHKRSLNSNKGWAASAGTSLMNTKLLAYADEIRNPVLIIHGEKAHSRYFGEGAFEKMTGKKANVPAKLDATKNWSKTVGNKELLVIPGASHVDLYDNLEKIPFEKLNEFFKTNLK; this is encoded by the coding sequence ATGAAATCCAAATTCTTAAAAGCAGCGTTCGCCGTGGTTTCCGCATGCACCCTGATGGCATGTACCCCCGAAAAAGCCCCTTCGACAAGCTCAGGGACCTCGTCGACAACAAAGCAGGCTACAGAAACTGCCTCCGCGGCACAACAGACAAAGGACGAAAATATGAACAAGCTCACGCTTACCGCCGAATGGGACAAGGTTTTCCCCAAGAGCGACAAGGTCGAACATTCCAAGGTCACTTTCAAGAACCACTTTGGCATTGAACTCGCTGCCGACATGTTCGTGCCCAAGGACACGAGCCTCAAGGTGAACGGCAAGTGGGCCGCGATTGCAGTCTCGGGCCCGTTCGGCGCCGTCAAGGAACAGTCCAGCGGCCTTTACGCCCAGCAGATGGCGGAACGCGGATTCCTGACCATCGCATTCGACCCGAGCTTCACCGGCGAATCGGGCGGCGAGCCGCGCTACATGAACAGCCCGGACATCAACACCGAAGACTTCATGGCGTCTGTAGATTTTCTCTCGACCCGCGACAATGTTGACCCGGAACGCATCGGCATCATCGGCATTTGCGGCTGGGGCGGCATGGCGATTAACGCTGCCGGCATCGATACCCGCGTCAAGGCGACCGTTGCATCCACCATGTACGACATGAGCCGCGTAACCGCGAACGGCTACTTCGATTCCGCAAACAACGCCGACGCCCGTAACGAAGCCCGCAAGGCTCTGATGGCCCAGCGCACCAAGGATTTCAAGAACGGCACATACGACCTGGCCGGCGGTGTTATTGACCCGCTCCCGGACGACGCTCCTTACTTTGTCAAGGATTACTACGCTTACTACAAGACCCCGCGCGGCTACCACAAGCGATCCCTCAACAGCAACAAGGGCTGGGCCGCCTCCGCAGGCACCTCGCTCATGAACACGAAACTCCTCGCATACGCCGACGAAATCCGTAATCCCGTGCTCATCATCCACGGCGAAAAGGCCCACAGCCGCTACTTCGGCGAAGGCGCATTCGAAAAGATGACCGGCAAGAAGGCGAACGTCCCCGCAAAACTCGACGCCACCAAGAACTGGAGCAAGACCGTTGGCAACAAGGAACTCCTCGTTATCCCCGGAGCCTCCCACGTGGACCTCTACGACAACCTGGAAAAAATCCCCTTCGAAAAGCTGAACGAATTCTTCAAGACGAACTTGAAGTAA
- a CDS encoding flavodoxin family protein, with product MKKVLVLSSSLHKGSNSETLAQEFAKGAAEAGNKVEFESLRGKKIGFCMGCLACQKKGKCVIKDDAPAITKKMESADVIVFATPIYYYEMSGQLKTMLDRANSLYSSDYKFREIYLLTSAADTDAKAMNIAKRGIGGWIACFDGVKLKGALCATGAESAGDVKKNSALLKKAFAMGKKV from the coding sequence ATGAAAAAAGTATTGGTCTTGTCCAGCAGTTTGCACAAGGGAAGCAACTCCGAAACCTTGGCGCAGGAGTTCGCGAAGGGTGCCGCCGAGGCGGGCAACAAGGTGGAATTCGAGTCGCTGCGCGGCAAGAAGATCGGTTTTTGCATGGGCTGCCTCGCTTGCCAGAAGAAGGGCAAGTGCGTCATCAAGGACGACGCTCCCGCCATCACCAAGAAGATGGAATCGGCGGACGTCATCGTATTCGCAACGCCAATTTACTATTACGAGATGAGCGGCCAGCTCAAGACGATGCTCGACCGCGCCAATTCCCTTTACTCGAGTGATTACAAGTTCCGCGAGATTTACCTGCTCACATCTGCCGCCGACACCGACGCGAAGGCCATGAACATCGCAAAACGCGGCATTGGGGGGTGGATCGCCTGTTTCGACGGCGTGAAGCTCAAGGGAGCCCTCTGCGCTACGGGAGCCGAAAGCGCAGGCGATGTCAAGAAGAATTCCGCGCTCCTGAAAAAAGCGTTCGCCATGGGAAAGAAAGTTTAA
- a CDS encoding PhzF family phenazine biosynthesis protein, whose product MKQFIVDAFTDKPFAGNPAAVCILERFPSEELMKNIARENNLSETAFAVKEGDAYHLRWFTPAREIDLCGHATLATAFVVLNFYEKCAAAVTFNTVSGALYVRKNGDLYEMEFPAYDIKPIPVTDEMTAALGVRPLEAFMGRDLLCVMDSTEFVKKYSPATDKIISLPGTLLHITARGDAKADCVSRSFAPKIAINEDPVCGSGHCHIAPYWMQKLRKTEIVAYQASARGGTLYCKAKGKNLLISGKAVLFSEAEINESAF is encoded by the coding sequence ATGAAACAGTTTATTGTTGACGCGTTTACGGACAAACCTTTTGCAGGGAACCCTGCGGCGGTCTGCATTCTAGAGCGGTTCCCGAGCGAAGAACTGATGAAGAACATCGCCCGCGAAAACAACCTTTCGGAAACTGCCTTTGCCGTCAAGGAAGGCGACGCCTATCATTTGCGCTGGTTCACACCGGCAAGGGAAATCGACCTCTGTGGCCACGCCACGCTCGCGACAGCATTTGTCGTCCTCAACTTCTACGAAAAATGCGCTGCAGCCGTGACGTTCAACACCGTGAGTGGCGCTTTGTATGTACGCAAGAACGGAGACCTTTACGAAATGGAGTTCCCTGCCTACGACATCAAGCCGATTCCCGTCACCGACGAGATGACTGCAGCCCTTGGCGTGCGGCCCCTGGAGGCCTTCATGGGGCGGGACTTGCTTTGCGTCATGGATTCCACGGAGTTCGTCAAAAAGTATTCGCCAGCTACAGACAAAATTATATCATTGCCCGGGACTCTTTTGCACATTACGGCAAGGGGCGATGCGAAAGCGGATTGCGTTTCCAGGTCATTCGCGCCCAAAATCGCCATTAACGAGGACCCCGTTTGCGGTTCGGGTCACTGCCATATCGCGCCCTATTGGATGCAAAAACTGCGGAAAACGGAAATTGTCGCCTACCAGGCTTCAGCGCGGGGCGGGACGCTTTACTGCAAGGCGAAAGGCAAGAACCTACTCATCTCCGGCAAAGCGGTTCTCTTCTCCGAAGCCGAAATCAACGAATCGGCGTTTTAA
- a CDS encoding type II toxin-antitoxin system RelB/DinJ family antitoxin, whose product MATTVMQIRVDEDLKNDAAKILENLGMDVPTAIRVFFKRVVAERGIPFEVREPRATYDANPGWKAFQALRRQAAESGAAGMSEAEIEAEIAAARSGK is encoded by the coding sequence ATGGCTACAACTGTAATGCAAATTCGGGTTGATGAAGACCTTAAGAACGATGCCGCAAAGATTTTGGAAAACCTGGGCATGGACGTGCCGACCGCAATCCGCGTGTTCTTCAAGCGGGTGGTCGCCGAGCGGGGAATCCCCTTCGAAGTCCGCGAACCCCGCGCAACCTACGATGCGAATCCTGGCTGGAAGGCTTTTCAGGCATTGAGAAGACAAGCTGCTGAAAGCGGTGCCGCCGGAATGTCCGAAGCGGAAATCGAAGCCGAAATCGCCGCCGCCCGTTCGGGAAAATAA
- a CDS encoding cyclophilin-like fold protein — MKIHILYIVVLLLFAACSADAASSVKPTQPEAQTPKSSAQTETPVKLKIHVNDTTFTATLEENSSAKAFAEFLAQGDMTLDMHDYGSFEKVADLPRSFPRNDTQIDTDAGDIILYQGNTITIYYDKNSWNFTRLARIDNVNKKRLQEILGKGNVKATFSIEK; from the coding sequence ATGAAGATACATATCCTTTACATCGTCGTTTTATTGCTGTTCGCTGCATGCTCTGCTGATGCGGCTTCGTCTGTCAAGCCGACGCAACCTGAAGCCCAGACGCCGAAATCATCAGCCCAAACGGAGACTCCCGTGAAACTCAAGATCCATGTGAACGACACCACCTTCACGGCAACGCTCGAAGAAAATTCCTCGGCCAAGGCCTTCGCCGAATTCCTCGCGCAGGGCGACATGACGCTCGACATGCACGACTACGGCAGTTTCGAGAAGGTGGCCGACCTGCCGCGCAGTTTTCCGCGCAACGACACGCAAATCGACACTGACGCGGGCGACATCATTCTATATCAGGGCAACACCATCACTATCTATTACGACAAGAATTCCTGGAATTTTACGCGCCTTGCCCGCATCGACAACGTGAACAAGAAACGCCTACAGGAAATTCTCGGCAAGGGGAACGTGAAGGCGACTTTTTCTATCGAAAAGTAG
- a CDS encoding AraC family transcriptional regulator yields MLQKNSRFSQQPPFIFSENFSDIIRPDLKNWCLHLVCLNGTGGFIYNGTLYAVKKNDIVIAPHIERITDVKAGKHLKVSLVLGDLRFINSQLPENHYGIKGEHSLHNEPIIHGKKREVSRIRLDFLNIFHRLQDKENFYYKESLGAASLQMNYDLFEAHRRRDLEEDIKSGIPQGAASVVKNLTQILERGDTLTHRDVTYYAKCLNVSPKYLSETVRRLTGKSVTYLINRYTGPIISKLLKNEKLSVSQIAYRMEFSSVSYFSRYTKRVLGVNPAEFRRKL; encoded by the coding sequence ATGCTGCAAAAGAATTCTAGGTTTTCACAACAACCACCATTCATTTTTTCCGAAAATTTTTCGGACATCATCCGACCCGATTTAAAAAATTGGTGTTTGCATTTGGTGTGTTTAAATGGCACAGGCGGATTCATATACAACGGAACGCTTTATGCAGTCAAGAAAAACGATATAGTGATAGCCCCGCATATCGAACGCATTACAGATGTTAAGGCAGGCAAGCATCTGAAAGTTTCGCTTGTTCTTGGGGATTTGCGGTTCATCAATTCGCAACTCCCCGAAAATCACTATGGAATTAAAGGCGAGCACAGCTTACATAACGAGCCTATCATTCACGGGAAAAAAAGAGAAGTCTCACGCATTAGGCTTGATTTTTTGAACATTTTCCATAGGCTTCAAGACAAAGAAAACTTTTATTACAAGGAATCTCTGGGGGCGGCAAGCCTGCAAATGAATTACGACTTGTTCGAAGCTCATAGGCGAAGGGATTTAGAAGAAGACATCAAAAGTGGCATCCCGCAAGGTGCGGCCTCCGTTGTCAAGAATCTTACCCAAATTCTTGAACGCGGGGACACCTTGACGCACCGCGACGTGACGTACTATGCAAAATGCTTGAATGTTTCGCCAAAATACCTTTCAGAAACCGTCCGTAGGCTTACAGGCAAATCCGTCACATATTTAATCAACCGTTACACAGGGCCAATCATTTCAAAACTTTTGAAAAACGAGAAACTCTCCGTTTCACAAATCGCCTACCGTATGGAATTTTCAAGTGTGTCTTACTTTAGTCGCTACACAAAGCGGGTACTAGGCGTAAACCCAGCCGAATTCAGGCGGAAATTGTAA